A DNA window from Acidobacteriota bacterium contains the following coding sequences:
- a CDS encoding 4Fe-4S cluster-binding domain-containing protein has protein sequence MNDPKTRYTPATDAKRVKYVRRLDKVSNIPPDLLERLEPVTREYVFRANDYYLTLIDWNDPDDPIRQLIIPREEELREWGKLDASNEQSVTVAHGVQHKYIDTVLLLCNEVCGAYCRYCFRKRLFMDDNDEVTNDVSAGLAYIADHPEVTNVLLTGGDPLLMSTRRLVEIFDALRGIEHVRIIRIGSKMPAFDPWRVQRDEELQAAFRKYSTPEQRIYLMAHFDHPRELTPEAIAGIDTCIRNGVICVNQCPMIRGINDDPYTLADMYETLSFIGCPPYYLFQGRPTAGNEPYEVPIVEGWHIFQKALSLGSGLARRARFVMSHESGKVEILGVDEEHIYLRYHQAKDPDDLGRFFVRRRDDSAYWLDQLEPVDAALALGR, from the coding sequence ATGAATGACCCAAAGACCCGATATACACCGGCTACGGACGCGAAACGTGTGAAGTACGTCAGGCGGCTGGACAAAGTGTCCAACATCCCGCCCGATCTTCTCGAGCGCCTCGAGCCGGTCACCCGTGAGTACGTGTTCAGGGCGAACGACTATTACCTGACCCTCATCGACTGGAACGACCCGGACGATCCGATTCGTCAGCTCATCATCCCGCGCGAGGAAGAGCTGCGCGAGTGGGGCAAGCTCGACGCCAGCAACGAGCAGTCGGTCACCGTCGCCCACGGCGTGCAGCACAAGTACATCGACACCGTCCTCCTGCTCTGCAACGAGGTGTGCGGCGCGTACTGCCGCTACTGCTTTCGCAAGCGGCTCTTCATGGACGACAACGACGAGGTGACGAACGACGTCAGCGCCGGGCTGGCCTACATCGCCGATCATCCGGAGGTGACCAACGTTCTCCTGACCGGCGGCGATCCGCTCCTGATGAGCACGCGCCGCCTGGTGGAGATATTCGATGCGCTGCGTGGCATAGAACATGTCCGCATCATCCGGATCGGATCGAAGATGCCCGCGTTCGACCCGTGGCGCGTGCAGCGCGACGAGGAACTGCAGGCCGCGTTCCGGAAGTACTCGACGCCGGAGCAGCGAATCTACCTGATGGCGCACTTCGACCATCCGCGCGAACTCACGCCGGAAGCAATCGCGGGCATCGACACCTGCATCCGGAACGGTGTCATCTGTGTCAATCAGTGCCCGATGATCCGCGGAATCAACGACGATCCATACACGCTCGCCGACATGTACGAGACGCTGTCGTTCATCGGCTGTCCGCCGTACTACCTATTCCAGGGGAGACCGACGGCGGGCAACGAGCCCTACGAAGTCCCCATCGTCGAGGGATGGCACATCTTCCAGAAGGCGCTCAGCCTTGGCTCCGGACTGGCGAGGCGAGCCCGCTTCGTCATGTCGCACGAGAGCGGCAAGGTGGAGATCCTGGGGGTCGACGAGGAGCACATCTATCTCCGCTACCACCAGGCGAAGGATCCCGACGACCTGGGCCGCTTCTTTGTTCGACGGCGGGACGATAGCGCGTACTGGCTGGATCAGCTCGAACCGGTCGACGCAGCGCTGGCGCTCGGACGCTAG
- a CDS encoding aminotransferase class V-fold PLP-dependent enzyme — protein sequence MRDLRDQAEALRRAAAALEPGPDERRRLATAVVEHAEGFLEALETGPAYWTPDDGAAMRGLDLGPEGRSIDELLALVTTEVERQGVNPAHPRDFGWVPGGGLFASALGDYLAAVSNTFAGYSPACPGAARTEHRMVRWIADLVGYPESAGGVLTSGGSVAILTAILAARDARGVASAEIPALVVYATEELHYAAAKALHIVGLREASWRTVPVDARRRMVPDELQRLVVEDRRKGLTPWLVLSTAGTVNSGAIDPLEAIGVIARAEGLWHHVDAAYGGFYMLVEAFRPRFRGIEQSDSVVLDPHKSLFVPYGAGAVVVRDAAHLDALRFRAPYLVESETADPSPSEQSIELTKHFRGLRMLFPLFLHGTAPFAAALEEKVVLTRYLHERIDALDGFETGPPPELSTMCFRRRPSGSSEEEADRATLDLQDAIHADGHVFVTGSWLNDHFWLRPCVEVFRTHATHIDALIDTLERLTGASG from the coding sequence ATGCGCGACCTGAGAGACCAGGCGGAGGCCTTGCGCCGTGCGGCGGCGGCGCTGGAGCCGGGCCCAGACGAGCGTCGCCGTCTGGCGACGGCGGTCGTCGAGCATGCCGAGGGGTTCCTCGAGGCCCTGGAGACCGGACCGGCGTACTGGACGCCGGACGACGGCGCCGCGATGCGTGGCCTGGACCTCGGCCCTGAAGGGCGCTCGATCGACGAGCTGCTGGCTCTAGTCACCACGGAGGTGGAGCGACAGGGCGTCAACCCTGCGCATCCGCGCGACTTCGGCTGGGTGCCGGGCGGCGGCCTCTTCGCCAGCGCATTGGGCGACTACCTGGCCGCGGTGTCCAACACCTTCGCCGGGTACTCCCCGGCGTGTCCGGGCGCGGCGCGCACGGAGCATCGGATGGTGCGCTGGATCGCGGATCTTGTCGGCTACCCAGAGTCCGCCGGCGGCGTGCTCACGTCGGGTGGGAGCGTGGCCATCCTGACCGCAATCCTCGCGGCGCGAGACGCCCGTGGGGTCGCGTCGGCAGAGATTCCGGCGCTTGTCGTATACGCCACCGAGGAGCTGCACTACGCGGCGGCCAAGGCGCTGCACATTGTCGGATTGCGCGAGGCGTCCTGGCGTACCGTGCCGGTCGACGCGCGGCGCCGGATGGTGCCGGACGAGCTGCAGCGTCTCGTGGTAGAGGATCGACGAAAGGGCCTGACGCCCTGGCTGGTGCTGTCCACCGCGGGGACAGTGAACAGCGGCGCGATCGATCCGCTCGAGGCAATCGGCGTCATCGCACGCGCTGAAGGCCTGTGGCATCACGTCGACGCCGCATACGGCGGCTTCTACATGCTGGTGGAGGCCTTCCGGCCGCGTTTCCGCGGGATCGAGCAGTCCGACTCGGTCGTGCTCGATCCGCACAAGTCGCTCTTCGTACCGTACGGCGCCGGCGCCGTCGTGGTCCGCGACGCCGCGCACCTCGACGCCCTCCGTTTCCGTGCGCCGTACCTGGTGGAGTCGGAGACAGCCGATCCGTCTCCGTCCGAGCAGTCGATCGAGCTGACGAAGCACTTTCGTGGGCTACGCATGCTCTTTCCGCTGTTCCTGCACGGCACCGCGCCGTTCGCCGCCGCGCTCGAGGAAAAGGTGGTGCTGACGCGCTACCTGCACGAGCGCATCGACGCCCTGGACGGCTTCGAGACGGGTCCGCCCCCGGAACTCTCCACGATGTGCTTCCGGCGGCGTCCGTCCGGGAGTTCAGAGGAGGAGGCGGATCGGGCGACGCTCGACCTGCAGGATGCGATCCATGCCGACGGACACGTCTTCGTCACCGGAAGCTGGCTGAACGACCACTTCTGGCTTCGCCCCTGCGTCGAAGTGTTCCGTACCCACGCCACCCATATAGACGCATTGATCGACACGCTGGAGCGCCTGACCGGCGCTTCGGGCTAA
- a CDS encoding 6-phosphofructokinase, translated as MSQPNRLAILVGGGPAPGINSVIGAATIRSRLAGVGVVGIRNGFQEIMTGDLSGAQPLGIEDVGRIHFRGGSVLGTSRANPTSDPALLETTVRSLIKLGVSQLITIGGDDTAFSAMQVTRKAKGRIRTAHVPKTIDNDLDLPPHIDTFGYQTARHVGVGIVQNLMMDAKTTSRWYFVITMGRKAGHLALGIGKAAGATITLIPEEWRQGRVPLRTVVDSLAGSIIQRLATGRRDGVAVIAEGLALHIAQEDLGELADVERDEHGHVRIAEVNLGEILRAQVARRLAGFGLKATTVAKNIGYELRSADPVPADMEYTRDLGFCAARHLLAGGNADLVSIDAGQFVPIPFDELIDRKQGRFRVRLVDFWSTRYRIAHRYMLRLRREDFDDARQLSRLAATVGISPEEFRQEFGYLTRHEPVPLHFPSPAGAGEAAPA; from the coding sequence ATGAGTCAACCCAACCGGCTCGCCATCCTGGTTGGCGGCGGCCCGGCGCCCGGAATCAATAGCGTTATCGGCGCCGCGACCATCCGAAGTCGCCTCGCGGGAGTCGGGGTGGTTGGAATTCGGAATGGGTTCCAGGAGATCATGACGGGAGATCTTTCGGGGGCGCAACCGCTCGGGATCGAGGACGTGGGCCGGATCCACTTCCGGGGCGGATCCGTGCTGGGCACATCACGCGCCAACCCGACCAGCGATCCGGCGTTGCTCGAGACAACCGTCCGGTCGCTCATCAAGTTGGGCGTTTCGCAACTGATCACCATCGGCGGCGACGACACCGCGTTCTCCGCGATGCAAGTCACTCGGAAGGCGAAGGGGCGCATTCGTACCGCCCACGTCCCGAAGACGATCGATAACGATCTGGATCTGCCGCCGCACATCGACACCTTCGGCTACCAGACGGCGCGCCATGTCGGCGTCGGGATCGTCCAGAACCTGATGATGGACGCCAAGACGACGTCGCGCTGGTACTTCGTCATCACAATGGGGCGGAAGGCGGGGCACCTCGCGCTCGGCATCGGCAAGGCGGCGGGCGCGACGATCACGTTGATCCCCGAGGAGTGGCGACAGGGGCGGGTGCCCCTTCGGACGGTGGTGGACTCGCTCGCCGGCTCGATCATTCAGCGCCTGGCCACGGGCCGCCGCGATGGTGTGGCCGTGATCGCGGAGGGACTGGCCCTCCATATCGCGCAAGAGGATCTGGGCGAGCTCGCCGACGTCGAGCGGGACGAGCATGGCCATGTCCGAATCGCCGAGGTGAATCTCGGCGAGATCCTCCGCGCCCAGGTGGCCAGACGCCTCGCCGGTTTCGGGCTCAAGGCGACCACGGTGGCGAAGAACATCGGCTACGAGCTGCGGAGCGCGGATCCGGTGCCGGCGGACATGGAGTACACGCGCGACCTCGGCTTTTGCGCGGCGCGGCACCTGTTGGCGGGTGGAAACGCGGACCTTGTCTCCATCGACGCGGGTCAGTTCGTGCCCATCCCGTTCGACGAGCTGATCGACCGGAAGCAGGGGCGCTTTCGCGTGCGGCTCGTCGATTTTTGGTCGACGCGCTATCGGATTGCGCATCGCTACATGCTGCGGTTGCGACGGGAGGATTTCGACGACGCCCGTCAGCTCTCGCGGCTGGCAGCCACCGTCGGGATCTCGCCGGAAGAGTTTCGACAGGAGTTCGGCTACCTGACCCGGCACGAGCCGGTGCCGCTCCACTTTCCTTCGCCCGCCGGCGCGGGGGAGGCGGCCCCTGCCTGA